One stretch of Harmonia axyridis chromosome 1, icHarAxyr1.1, whole genome shotgun sequence DNA includes these proteins:
- the LOC123677932 gene encoding U3 small nucleolar ribonucleoprotein protein MPP10 translates to MAVQKLHLGRNDEFLKITSENPELSINVIQSLPIKNYLKNSYDYAKSEQQNYNGSKSLAKLVIQNLDIEQIWQQLELQNNEILNAGTRKLNHLESLQRYVNDKKEELEENDNLSDTDQQDSEESGIDEEGNFEDFPEDEQSDGNFSEEDAEDEEDITPQSKAYKKTVVDDKFFKLHEMEDFLISQEKEMDKDQESEEQDEEEVDYFAEDNEDEDEDMQARLAKFKEFFRSDVEETKPKRNESVDGSSEDEGDNLHSNFELRQSRLKKKIEAVENNTITEKPWALKGEIRADSRPINSLLEEHLEFDRMVRPAPVVTGQTTLSLENILRQRIIDMAWDSVEKKVKVVEEPYEFKKKLVVDQEKSKESLAQIYEKEYLEQQAALDPDNTTKVKEEPELHKEIKGLMNTLFNQLDALSNYHYTPKPAVPEIKIVSNIPALNLEEVGPVAISDAPILAPEEVKTKTKGDLLGKTERTSTDKKRERRKKKSKQRYHAQLKEKKENDVKKAGKAGKKTEIEEHLKKLTKDSNIKRMVQGSDNMKSSKAFFEQIEEKQKMKSEAVKNGIKRKKNTDSFNAKKLKL, encoded by the exons atggCTGTACAAAAGTTACATTTAGGGAGGAAtgatgaattcttgaaaattacaTCTGAAAATCCTGAGCTCTC gatAAATGTTATACAGTCTTTACCAATTAAAAACTATCTCAAGAATAGCTATGATTATGCCAAAAGTGAACAGCAAAATTACAACGGATCGAAATCCCTTGCCAAATTAGTCATTCAAAACTTAGATATTGAACAAATCTGGCAGCAGTTAGAACTACAGAATAATGAAATCTTGAATGCAGGTACCAGGAAACTGAACCATTTGGAATCTTTACAGAGATATGTAAATGATAAAAAAGAAGAACTTGAAGAAAATGATAATCTATCTGATACTGATCAGCAAGATTCTGAAGAATCTGGAATTGACGAGGAAGGAAATTTTGAGGATTTTCCAGAGGACGAACAGTCTGATGGAAATTTTAGTGAAGAAGATGCAGAAGATGAAGAAGATATCACTCCTCAATCTAAAGCGTACAAAAAAACTGTTGTTGatgacaaatttttcaaattgcatGAAATGGAAGACTTTCTTATCTCTCAAGAGAAAGAGATGGATAAGGATCAAGAATCTGAAGAACAAGATGAGGAAGAAGTAGACTACTTCGCTGAAGATAATGAAGATGAAGATGAGGATATGCAAGCACGATTGGctaaattcaaagaatttttccGTTCTGATGTAGAAGAGACAAAACCAAAAAGAAATGAATCTGTTGACGGATCTTCGGAAGATGAAGGAGATAATCTTCATTCTAATTTCGAGCTCCGCCAAAGTaggttgaagaagaaaatagaGGCTGTTGAAAATAATACCATTACTGAAAAACCTTGGGCCTTGAAAGGTGAAATACGGGCAGATAGCAGACCCATTAATTCCTTGCTTGAAGAGCATCTGGAATTTGACAGAATGGTCCGACCTG CCCCAGTTGTTACCGGACAAACTACTCTTTCACTGGAAAATATTTTACGTCAAAGAATAATAGATATGGCATGGGATAGTgtagaaaaaaaagttaaagTAGTAGAAGAACCATatgagtttaaaaaaaaattggtagtaGATCAGGAAAAAAGTAAAGAATCACTTGctcaaatttatgaaaaagaATATTTAGAACAACAAGCTGCTCTAGATCCTGACAATACTACAAAAGTAAAAGAAGAGCCAGAACTTCACAAGGAAATAAAAGGTCTGATGAACACATTATTCAATCAGTTAGATGCCTTGTCAAACTATCATTATACTCCAAAGCCAGCAGTTCCAGAAATCAAAATAGTTTCAAATATCCCAGCATTAAATTTGGAAGAAGTTGGGCCTGTTGCAATTAGTGATGCTCCAATATTGGCCCCAGAAGAagttaaaacaaaaacaaaaggaGATCTTCTAG GTAAGACTGAAAGAACATCTACTGACAAGAAACGGGAACgaagaaaaaagaaatcaaaacaAAGATATCATGCACAATTGAAGGAGAAAAAAGAGAACGATGTAAAAAAAGCAGGAAAAGCAgggaaaaaaactgaaattgaagagcatttgaagaaattgacaaaagATTCGAATATTAAGAGG ATGGTACAAGGTTCAGATAATATGAAATCATCGAAAGCCTTCTTTGAGCAAATTGAGGAGAAACAGAAAATGAAGTCGGAAGCTGTGAAAAATGGAATAAAACGAAAAAAGAATACAGATTCTTTCAACGCCAAAAAACTGAAGTTGTGA
- the LOC123677921 gene encoding endoribonuclease Dcr-1: protein MSHFSNENFYSHTFTPREYQVELLESAKKRNTVVCSSTGSAKTFVIIKLLQEFSWRMRNSLKKTLFLLDDCNVPIIGTQIKLITDLKVVTLVANNIDEEKWNNALCVNEIVLVNENICQKLIQFNLIDLSKFELLIIDDCLYGDRQRLIHELMECYKITEEKPRILGFSASLLGLDLKPEYLESELLRLEKLLNSKVDTSSEIVTLIRLSCRPKEYVVECALSPTDDLNNSIRKEVFDALNFLKEHRFDPSEIYEADLLEEMKQAPNPVDEPINLLNKILSILADMGAWCAQQAALGMLAKIEKLKIKVPYERHFLLLCMVSTVLVKIHAICDDYMENLSDTERVLNFSTPKILRYLEILKKFKPNIEKSNVQDIVPEQGKDNEVNVRFRRGGRVPRRLFIQKNQTEDSICCLTFVGDCYRARALFNLLCVMSQNHDDFFWVSTQYAAEKTADPAKELKEAELEHKQHEEVLRKYRAHEVNIMISTSILEQGCDLPKCNLVIRFDLPQMFHSYIQSKARARASYAHFISLVNEDNTMEYIKKLSQYNEIENILLQRCCSLEPEKEEEYYADCFSALCKPYQPLNEEGAPFVTLSNAVTLINKYCAKLPSDTFTKLTPIWDEEKIQDGYICHIRLPINSPVKKTIISPPMFNSLLARRAAAFMACQLLHKTGELDNNLQPIGKENFVATEDDWNIFPLDEADEQLARENLEPRPGTTKRRQYYYKKVADALLGCHPIAGQPSYFYKIVMTLTCPLPEEQNTRGRKIYPPEDFPQSFGILTSKKIPKISSFPIFTRSGEVSVDLELCSSNIILSLEQISQLREFLNYTFTRVLRLQKYLMLFNPDASLNSYLVVPTTSYLPNKTVIDWKFVELINENLTILPEIVPEENRKNYKFDPDKYEDAVVMPWYRNQDQPQYFYVAEICKNLSPKSSFPGSEYATFEEYYLKKYDIQIQNFSQHLLDVDHTSARLNFLTPRYVNRKGVALPTSSEETKRAKRENLEQKQILVPELCAIHPFPASLWRKAVCLPCILYRINALLLADQIRKTVAVELLLGKAELEENFKWPALSFGWSLCDVIKKTKEEEINMETELPSEIMESKISDRIESMECNEFDLEIAQITDSVDSNSDEEKSSWAIGTWSNDMAGFDQEGTEFAIKYSSPTSWMISDDYDDYSCSESFYSDDDSNDDIGGCRIEFTGNYLAEAVESEEIKEEIVAIKQYNSVWSDINCNIGNVEELQQKFDEACDQNMKKILKSGMLLRKDQVFVKSDEIQNTPKIYENISVSDFDFNQLDVTPCKLLCSPKKFQKTVYNCDIENNTFKFDAQPPLENHPGPSPNLLLQALTMSNANDGINLERLETIGDSFLKYAITNYLYSKYENIHEGKLSHLRSKQVSNLNLYRLGKRKNLGEFMIATKFDPHDNWLPPCFYVPKELEEALLAAQYPANCWTMADMEATRDMTLEDICSMVKEKGEEMAFPNSIPYNLVTQHSIPDKSIADCVEALIGAYLIDCGPRGALLFMSWLGIKVLPVINDKTYGEFELPHSPLLRHVPNSEKELETLLNGYNELEDHIGYKFKDRSYLLQALTHASYSPNRITDCYQRLEFLGDAVLDYLITRHLYEDSRMHSPGALTDLRSALVNNTIFASLAVRNGFHKYFRHLSPGLNEVIEKFIRLQEECGHSIVEELYLVIETDAEEVEDVEVPKALGDIFESVAGAIFLDSEMSLDAVWAVYYKMMKVEIEQFSNKVPKSPIRELLELEPETAKFGKPEKLADGRRVRVSVEVFGKGTFKGIGRNYRIAKCTAAKCALKHLKRQGLIRRNE, encoded by the coding sequence ATGTCGCATTTTTCTAATGAGAATTTTTATTCTCATACTTTCACACCAAGAGAATATCAGGTTGAATTATTAGAATCagcaaaaaaaaggaatactGTTGTTTGTTCAAGCACTGGTTCAGCAAAAACATTTGTTATTATAAAACTACTTCAAGAATTTTCATGGAGAATGAGAAATTCACTGAAAAAAACTCTTTTTTTATTGGATGATTGTAATGTACCTATTATTGGAACACAAATCAAATTAATCACTGATTTGAAAGTCGTCACATTAGTTGCAAATAATATAGATGAAGAAAAATGGAATAATGCTTTGTGTGTCAATGAAATTGTTCtagtgaatgaaaatatttgtcaAAAGTTAATACAATTCAATTTAATAGATTTGAGTAAATTTGAATTGTTGATCATAGATGATTGTCTTTATGGAGATCGCCAAAGGTTGATACATGAATTGATGGAATGTTATAAGATAACAGAGGAGAAGCCTAGGATTTTGGGATTTTCTGCTAGTTTGTTAGGTTTAGATTTAAAACCAGAATACCTTGAAAGTGAATTATTAAGATtggaaaaattgttgaattcgaAAGTTGATACATCAAGTGAAATTGTAACCCTCATTAGGTTATCATGTCGACCTAAAGAATATGTTGTTGAATGTGCTCTTAGTCCCACTGAtgatttaaataattcaattagAAAAGAAGTATTTGATGCACTGAATTTTCTCAAGGAACATAGGTTTGATCCGAGTGAAATATATGAAGCAGATTTACTAGAAGAGATGAAACAAGCACCAAATCCTGTAGATGAaccaatcaatttattgaataaGATATTATCAATTCTTGCTGATATGGGTGCTTGGTGTGCACAACAAGCAGCATTAGGAATGTTAGCTAAAATAGAAAAGctcaaaataaaagttccttatGAAAGGCACTTTCTTTTATTATGTATGGTTTCAACAGTTTTAGTGAAAATTCATGcaatttgtgatgattatatggaaaacttatcagaTACCGAAAGAGTCCTGAATTTCTCAACACCtaaaatattgagatatttggagatattgaaaaaattcaagccAAACATTGAAAAATCAAATGTTCAAGATATTGTTCCAGAACAGGGTAAGGACAATGAAGTTAACGTAAGATTTAGAAGAGGTGGTCGAGTGCCAAGACGATTATTCATTCAGAAGAATCAAACGGAAGATTCTATCTGTTGCTTGACTTTTGTTGGTGATTGTTATAGAGCCAGAGCTTTATTTAATTTGTTGTGTGTTATGTCTCAGAatcatgatgattttttttgggtgTCGACACAATATGCTGCAGAAAAGACTGCAGATCCAGCTAAAGAATTGAAAGAAGCAGAATTAGAACACAAGCAGCATGAGGAAGTTCTGAGAAAGTATCGTGCTCATGAGGTTAATATAATGATATCAACTTCTATACTAGAACAAGGCTGTGATTTACCAAAATGTAATTTAGTCATAAGATTTGATTTGCCGCAAATGTTTCACAGTTATATACAGAGTAAAGCTAGAGCAAGAGCATCTTATGCACATTTCATATCTCTAGTAAATGAAGACAACACCAtggaatatatcaaaaaattatctcaatataatgaaattgaaaatattcttcttcaacGATGTTGCAGTTTAGAACCAGAAAAAGAAGAGGAATATTATGCAGACTGTTTTTCAGCTCTATGTAAACCATATCAACCACTGAATGAGGAAGGTGCACCATTCGTAACACTTTCCAATGCTGTGACCCTGATTAATAAGTATTGTGCTAAGTTGCCCAGTGATACATTCACGAAATTAACTCCCATTTGGGATgaggaaaaaattcaagatggtTATATTTGTCATATAAGACTACCAATAAACTCTCCAGTTAAGAAAACAATCATCAGCCCACCAATGTTTAACAGTTTATTAGCTAGAAGAGCAGCAGCTTTCATGGCATGTCAGTTACTACATAAAACCGGGGAGTTAGACAATAATCTTCAACCTATAGGAAAAGAAAACTTTGTTGCAACTGAAGATGATTGGAACATATTTCCATTAGATGAAGCTGATGAGCAGCTTGCCCGAGAAAATTTGGAGCCTAGACCGGGAACCACAAAAAGAAGGCAATATTACTACAAAAAAGTTGCAGATGCACTGTTGGGGTGCCATCCAATAGCAGGTCAACCCagttatttttataaaattgtaATGACATTGACTTGCCCTTTGCCAGAGGAACAAAACACACGAGGTAGAAAGATATATCCTCCTGAAGATTTTCCACAAAGTTTTGGTATCTTAACATCTAAAAAAATTCCAAAGATAAGTTCTTTTCCCATATTTACAAGATCTGGAGAAGTAAGTGTAGATTTAGAATTATGTTCAAGTAACATCATTTTATCATTGGAACAAATCTCACAACTGAGAGAATTTCTGAACTATACATTCACTAGGGTGTTACGTCTTCAAAAATATCTCATGCTTTTCAATCCAGATGCTTCATTGAATTCTTATTTGGTTGTACCTACTACATCTTATTTACCAAATAAAACTGTCATCGATTGGAAATTCGtagaattaataaatgaaaatctaaCTATCCTTCCTGAAATAGTACCAGAGGAGAAccggaaaaattataaatttgatcCTGATAAATATGAAGATGCTGTTGTCATGCCCTGGTATCGAAATCAGGATCAACCACAATACTTTTATGTGGCAGAAATTTGTAAGAATTTGAGTCCAAAATCTTCATTTCCTGGATCTGAATATGCCACTTTCGAAGAATATTACCTGAAAAAATATGATATCCAAATACAGAACTTTTCTCAACATCTCTTGGATGTAGATCATACTTCCGCAAGGCTTAATTTCTTAACTCCAAGGTATGTGAATAGGAAAGGAGTTGCTTTGCCAACAAGTAGTGAAGAGACAAAAAGGGCCAAGAGAGAAAACTTAGAACAAAAGCAAATATTGGTTCCAGAATTGTGTGCCATACATCCTTTCCCAGCATCCTTGTGGCGTAAAGCGGTCTGTcttccatgtatattatatcggATAAATGCATTACTGTTAGCAGATCAGATTAGGAAAACAGTGGCAGTTGAATTATTATTAGGAAAAGCCGAacttgaagaaaatttcaaatggccaGCTCTCAGTTTTGGCTGGAGTCTCTGTGATgtgataaaaaaaacaaaagaagaagaaatcaatatGGAAACTGAGCTGCCTAGTGAAATCATGGAAAGTAAAATCTCAGATAGAATTGAATCTATGGAGTGTAACGAGTTTGATCTCGAAATAGCTCAAATCACCGATAGTGTTGATTCCAACAGTGatgaggaaaaatcaagctGGGCTATAGGAACTTGGTCGAATGATATGGCTGGATTCGATCAAGAGGGAACAGAATTCGCCATAAAATATAGTTCACCTACTAGTTGGATGATTTCAGATGATTATGATGACTATTCTTGTTCTGAATCATTTTACTCAGACGATGATTCAAATGATGATATCGGAGGTTGTAGAATAGAATTTACTGGTAATTATCTAGCAGAAGCAGTGGAGTCAGAAGAAATAAAAGAGGAAATTGTCGCAATAAAGCAATACAACAGTGTTTGGTCTGATATTAATTGTAATATAGGAAATGTAGAGGAATTAcaacaaaaatttgatgaagcttgtgatcaaaatatgaaaaaaattttaaaatcaggAATGCTTCTGAGGAAGGATCAAGTGTTTGTGAAAAGTGATGAAATACAAAACACACCAAAAATCTATGAAAACATATCTGTTTCAGATTTTGATTTCAATCAGCTTGATGTGACACCGTGCAAGCTTCTTTGTAGtcctaaaaaatttcaaaaaaccgTTTATAACTgtgatatagaaaataatacttTTAAATTTGATGCGCAACCACCATTAGAAAATCATCCTGGTCCTAGTCCTAACTTGTTATTACAAGCTTTAACTATGTCAAACGCTAATGATGGTATTAATTTGGAAAGACTTGAGACAATAGGTgattcttttttaaaatatgCCATTACAAATTATTTGTATTCTAAGTACGAAAACATCCATGAAGGAAAACTAAGTCATTTACGTTCTAAACAAGTAAGTAATTTAAATTTATATCGCTTGGGAAAACGGAAAAATCTAGGTGAGTTTATGATTGCCACCAAGTTTGATCCTCATGACAACTGGTTACCTCCATGTTTTTATGTCCCAAAAGAGCTTGAAGAAGCTTTGTTGGCAGCTCAGTATCCTGCAAATTGTTGGACAATGGCTGATATGGAAGCTACAAGAGATATGACCTTGGAAGATATTTGTTCTATGGTTAAGGAAAAAGGTGAAGAAATGGCTTTTCCAAACTCCATACCCTATAATCTTGTTACCCAGCACAGTATTCCAGATAAAAGCATTGCTGATTGCGTGGAAGCTTTAATTGGTGCATATTTGATAGATTGTGGACCAAGAGGAGCACTTCTTTTTATGTCATGGTTGGGAATAAAAGTTTTACCTGTTATAAATGATAAAACTTATGGTGAATTTGAATTACCTCATTCTCCTCTTCTGAGGCATGTACCAAATTCAGAGAAGGAACTAGAAACTTTACTCAATGGATATAATGAGTTGGAAGACCATATTGGTTACAAATTCAAAGATCGTTCTTATTTATTACAAGCCTTAACACATGCTTCTTATTCACCCAATAGAATAACCGATTGTTATCAACGATTGGAGTTTTTAGGAGATGCAGTACTGGATTACCTCATAACAAGACATCTTTATGAAGATTCTAGAATGCACTCGCCAGGTGCTTTGACTGATTTACGTTCTGCATTGGTAAATAATACAATATTTGCATCTTTAGCTGTAAGAAATGGGTTTCACAAATATTTTCGTCACTTATCACCAGGTTTGAATGAAGTAATAGAAAAATTCATCAGGCTTCAGGAAGAATGTGGTCACAGTATAGTGGAAGAATTATACCTTGTTATAGAAACTGATGCTGAAGAAGTTGAGGATGTAGAAGTACCTAAAGCACTTGGAGATATTTTCGAATCGGTTGCAGGAGCTATTTTCTTAGATTCAGAGATGTCTCTGGATGCAGTCTGGGCAGTTTATTATAAAATGATGAAGGTAGAAATTGAACAGTTCAGTAATAAAGTACCAAAATCACCAATAAGAGAACTTTTGGAACTGGAGCCTGAGacagccaagtttggaaagccTGAAAAATTGGCAGATGGAAGGAGAGTAAGAGTTTCAGTAGAAGTTTTTGGTAAGGGTACATTCAAAGGAATTGGAAGAAATTATCGTATTGCAAAATGTACTGCAGCTAAATGTGCTTTAAAGCATCTGAAAAGACAAGGATTAATCAGACGAAATGAGTAA